One Archocentrus centrarchus isolate MPI-CPG fArcCen1 chromosome 10, fArcCen1, whole genome shotgun sequence genomic region harbors:
- the LOC115786406 gene encoding signal-regulatory protein beta-2-like, whose amino-acid sequence MIVVWITAIFLHQGYSLVPMETVQLGESATLTCALPKGLQSGEVHWYKQSVGDTLKLIMTLFKSAAPQYGPEFSKSKFKVHNDNNFSNLTILKTVQEDEGLYHCALTEWIRTNWSWTYLLVKGNTQRTSSYTVVQWPVVSDPVSPGDSVMLECSVLSDSDKKTCSGEHNVMWFKDGSSYPSIIYTDRNKHNECETRSETQKRCIYRFSKNVSSSDAGTYYCAVAACGEILFGSGTALNIQGDCMWSQSARMVIFLLCVVLALCLIVIAILICTSKQNSTDNCEVAVLQKNFNDQKKQQNKDTWMFSAVVFTTMKADRGALKDAKTVAKQRIDTACKVFGLD is encoded by the exons ATGATCGTGGTATGGATTACAGCGATTTTTCTTCATCAAGGAt ATTCTCTGGTTCCAATGGAAACAGTTCAGCTTGGTGAATCAGCGACCTTAACATGTGCTTTACCCAAGGGGCTCCAGAGTGGAGAAGTCCACTGGTATAAGCAGAGTGTCGGGGATACTCTTAAACTCATCATGACACTGTTTAAATCTGCCGCACCTCAGTATGGTCCTGaattttcaaaatcaaaatttaaagtacataatgataataattttAGCAATCTGACCATTTTGAAAACAGTCCAAGAAGATGAGGGACTCTATCACTGTGCACTCACAGAATGGATCAGAACTAACTGGAGCTGGACATATTTGCTCGTTAAAG GAAACACTCAAAGAACATCAAGCTATACAGTTGTTCAGTGGCCAGTGGTATCAGATCCAGTCAGTCCAGGAGACTCAGTGATGCTTGAGTGTTCAGTCCTCTCTGATTCTGACAAGAAGACGTGTTCAGGCGAGCATAATGTCATGTGGTTCAAAGACGGGTCATCTTATCCAAGCATCATCTACACTGATAGAAATAAACATAATGAATGTGAGACAAGATCTGAGACTCAGAAGAGATGTATTTATCGCTTCTCTAAGAACGTCAGCTCCTCTGATGCTGGGACTTACTACTGTGCTGTGGCCGCATGTGGGGAGATATTATTTGGAAGTGGAACTGCACTGAATATTCAAG GAGACTGCATGTGGTCACAGAGTGCCAGGATGGttatttttctgctgtgtgttgttttggCTCTTTGCCTGATTGTTATTGCCATCCTCATTTGCacgtcaaaacaaaacagcacagaTAATTGTGAAG TTGCTGTTCTGCagaaaaactttaatgatcagAAAAAACAACAG AATAAGGACACATGGATGTTTTCTGCTGTTGTCTTTACCACGATGAAAGCTGACAGAGGGGCATTAAAGGATGCAAAAACAGTGGCGAAGCAGCGGATCGACACAGCATGCAAAGTTTTTGGGCTGGATTAG
- the LOC115787117 gene encoding uncharacterized protein LOC115787117, with amino-acid sequence MLRTAEVPHLISLTTLELGASATFHCPFSEEKDRFFHWYKQSLGKMVQTVGIGVYGKIDLVRPFSNARFRIHTTNDSCRLTINHINKEDEATYFCQSGTEFLQHFVRGFFLAVNDYKQQTSVYVKQTPKISSVQMRDTVTLQCSLLTKNKENSTQCPGDHSVHWFKDGSGEHHPSIIYSNFINRNSTDEENTRKGCVYHLSKMIHNSSDAGTYYCAVVTCGQILFGEGTKVETSTGHEYIFVFVLGGLLVCCVTAIIILISCITRGRSCYHFKG; translated from the exons ATGCTTCGTACTGCAGAGGTTCCTCATCTGATCTCTTTGACTACACTTGAACTTGGAGCCAGTGCCACTTTTCACTGTCCGTTCTCTGAGGAGAAAGACAGATTCTTCCACTGGTATAAGCAGTCTCTTGGGAAAATGGTCCAAACAGTAGGTATAGGGGTTTATGGCAAAATAGATCTAGTTAGGCCATTTAGTAACGCACGTTTCCGAATCCATACAACAAATGATAGCTGCAGACTCACTATCAATCACATAAACAAAGAGGATGAAGCAACATACTTCTGTCAAAGCGGTACCGAGTTTTTACAACATTTTGTTAGAGGATTCTTCTTGGCTGTAAACG ATTATAAGCAGCAGACATCTGTCTACGTGAAACAAACTCCAAAGATATCATCGGTCCAAATGAGAGACACGGTGACCCTCCAGTGTTCACTGCTCaccaagaacaaagaaaacagcaccCAGTGTCCTGGTGACCACAGTGTGCACTGGTTCAAAGATGGATCAGGAGAACACCACCCAAGTATCATTTATAGTAATTTTATTAATAGAAACAGCACTGATGAGGAAAATACGAGGAAAGGTTGTGTGTACCATCTCTCCAAAATGATACACAACTCCTCTGACGCTGGGACTTATTACTGTGCTGTGGTCACATGTGGACAGATCCTGTTTGGTGAAGGAACTAAAGTGGAGACAAGTAC TGGACACGAGTATATTT TTGTTTTCGTTCTCGGAGGGCTGCTGGTCTGCTGTGTGACTGCAATCATCATCCTCATTTCCTGCATAACTCGAGGAAGAAGTTGTTATCATTTCAAAGGTTGA
- the LOC115786407 gene encoding uncharacterized protein LOC115786407 isoform X2, with product MLVLWITLHFLHQGYMLVPVTTVQLGEPATFICSLFQTEVLPRQVHWYKQTAGDTLKVIVTMQKSKPPKYAPDFPTSRLELNNNSSFSSLTILRTIQEDEGMYHCAVSEWLSNTVWTGTYLLIEGFHQDLTLVPGSSTWSYGSSTLIFLLCAVMAISLIVIAILIVAMKKGNTDYCKDVVPLQKPSAIQKNQQNAAGVLFYSTAIFAMMETDKGATKHAKAAERERIYTAVKAFGLDSTE from the exons ATGCTTGTGTTGTGGATTACACTGCATTTTCTTCATCAAGGAT ATATGCTGGTTCCAGTAACCACGGTTCAGCTAGGTGAACCTGCAACTTTCATCTGTAGCTTATTTCAAACAGAGGTCCTCCCTCGACAAGTCCACTGGTACAAACAGACTGCCGGGGACACACTGAAAGTAATTGTGACGATGCAGAAATCTAAACCACCTAAGTATGCACCAGACTTTCCAACATCCAGATTGGAGCTTAATAACAATAGCAGTTTTAGCAGCCTGACCATTCTGAGGACAATCCAAGAGGATGAGGGGATGTATCACTGCGCAGTTTCAGAGTGGCTTTCAAATACTGTATGGACTGGGACATATTTGCTAATAGAAG GCTTTCACCAGGATCTAACTTTGG TTCCAGGAAGCAGCACATGGTCATATGGATCCAGTACACttatttttctgctgtgtgctgtCATGGCTATAAGTCTGATTGTTATAGCCATCCTTATTGTTGCAATGAAGAAAGGCAACACGGATTACTGCAAAG ATGTTGTTCCTCTGCAAAAACCCTCTGCTATTCAGAAAAATCAACAG AATGCAGCGGGCGTCTTGTTTTATTCTACTGCTATTTTTGCCATGATGGAAACTGACAAAGGTGCAACAAAGCATGCAAAAGCAGCTGAGAGGGAGAGAATCTACACTGCTGTCAAGGCTTTTGGGTTGGATTCCACTGAAtaa
- the LOC115786407 gene encoding uncharacterized protein LOC115786407 isoform X1, translated as MLVLWITLHFLHQGYMLVPVTTVQLGEPATFICSLFQTEVLPRQVHWYKQTAGDTLKVIVTMQKSKPPKYAPDFPTSRLELNNNSSFSSLTILRTIQEDEGMYHCAVSEWLSNTVWTGTYLLIEGFHQDLTLGKIQGTLNSSVVPRSTVSYGTKQDSHVPGSSTWSYGSSTLIFLLCAVMAISLIVIAILIVAMKKGNTDYCKDVVPLQKPSAIQKNQQNAAGVLFYSTAIFAMMETDKGATKHAKAAERERIYTAVKAFGLDSTE; from the exons ATGCTTGTGTTGTGGATTACACTGCATTTTCTTCATCAAGGAT ATATGCTGGTTCCAGTAACCACGGTTCAGCTAGGTGAACCTGCAACTTTCATCTGTAGCTTATTTCAAACAGAGGTCCTCCCTCGACAAGTCCACTGGTACAAACAGACTGCCGGGGACACACTGAAAGTAATTGTGACGATGCAGAAATCTAAACCACCTAAGTATGCACCAGACTTTCCAACATCCAGATTGGAGCTTAATAACAATAGCAGTTTTAGCAGCCTGACCATTCTGAGGACAATCCAAGAGGATGAGGGGATGTATCACTGCGCAGTTTCAGAGTGGCTTTCAAATACTGTATGGACTGGGACATATTTGCTAATAGAAG GCTTTCACCAGGATCTAACTTTGG GAAAAATTCAGGGCACATTAAACTCTTCTGTTGTTCCGAGGTCGACAGTATCATATGGAACCAAACAGGACAGTCATG TTCCAGGAAGCAGCACATGGTCATATGGATCCAGTACACttatttttctgctgtgtgctgtCATGGCTATAAGTCTGATTGTTATAGCCATCCTTATTGTTGCAATGAAGAAAGGCAACACGGATTACTGCAAAG ATGTTGTTCCTCTGCAAAAACCCTCTGCTATTCAGAAAAATCAACAG AATGCAGCGGGCGTCTTGTTTTATTCTACTGCTATTTTTGCCATGATGGAAACTGACAAAGGTGCAACAAAGCATGCAAAAGCAGCTGAGAGGGAGAGAATCTACACTGCTGTCAAGGCTTTTGGGTTGGATTCCACTGAAtaa